One part of the Nitrospirota bacterium genome encodes these proteins:
- the radA gene encoding DNA repair protein RadA — protein MRARTSFSCQACGHQALRWLGRCPDCGGWNTMKEERVQPAGKGRPAAFKIASSKATPIAEIEVVGEHRRCTGIGEFDRVLGGGVVPGSVMLIGGDPGIGKTTLLLQALPRLAADGEKVLYVSGEESPRQIKMRGQRLGIEHPGLLILAETSLEEILKAVQAIQPNAMVVDSIQTVYTDQLTSAPGSISQVQEVAGQLMWLAKRSSVPVFIIGHVTKEGAIAGPRLLEHIVDTVLYFEGDKGHSYRILRAVKNRFGSTNEIGVFEMKDTGLEEVGNPSELFLAERPQRSTGSVVVSSLEGSRPILVELQALVSPTGYAMPKRMANGVELNRVSLLLAVMEKRLGLHLSGQDVYVNVVGGMRVDEPAIDLGIVAAVTSSLREMPIDSHTLVVGEVGLGGEVRAISQADLRIREAAKMGFRRCLLPERNVSKLDPVDGIELIGIHELREALDAALVSGPRE, from the coding sequence ATGCGGGCGAGGACCAGTTTCTCCTGTCAGGCATGCGGGCACCAGGCGCTTCGGTGGCTGGGCCGCTGCCCGGACTGCGGCGGCTGGAACACCATGAAGGAGGAGCGGGTCCAACCCGCCGGCAAGGGCCGTCCGGCTGCGTTCAAGATCGCCTCCTCCAAAGCCACTCCTATCGCGGAGATCGAGGTCGTCGGCGAACATCGCCGCTGCACCGGTATCGGGGAGTTCGACCGGGTGCTGGGCGGCGGGGTCGTGCCCGGTTCCGTCATGCTGATCGGCGGCGACCCCGGCATCGGTAAGACGACGCTCCTCTTGCAGGCCCTCCCCCGGTTGGCTGCCGACGGAGAAAAGGTCCTCTACGTCTCCGGCGAGGAATCACCTCGGCAGATCAAGATGCGGGGGCAGCGGCTGGGGATCGAGCATCCGGGCCTTTTGATCCTGGCAGAGACCTCGCTGGAAGAGATCCTCAAAGCCGTGCAGGCGATCCAGCCGAACGCAATGGTCGTGGACTCCATTCAGACCGTCTATACGGACCAACTGACCTCAGCGCCCGGGAGCATCAGCCAGGTGCAGGAGGTGGCCGGCCAACTGATGTGGTTGGCCAAACGGAGCAGCGTGCCGGTGTTCATCATCGGCCACGTGACCAAGGAAGGGGCCATCGCCGGCCCGCGTTTGCTCGAGCACATCGTGGATACGGTCCTGTACTTCGAGGGCGACAAAGGGCACAGCTACCGCATCCTGCGGGCGGTGAAGAACCGGTTCGGCTCCACGAACGAAATCGGCGTCTTCGAGATGAAGGACACCGGTTTGGAGGAAGTCGGCAATCCGTCGGAGCTGTTTCTGGCCGAGCGGCCGCAACGCAGCACCGGCTCCGTCGTCGTGTCGAGTCTGGAAGGATCGCGCCCGATTCTGGTCGAATTGCAGGCGCTCGTCTCGCCGACCGGTTATGCCATGCCCAAGCGCATGGCCAATGGAGTCGAGTTGAATCGGGTCTCGCTGCTCCTGGCCGTCATGGAGAAACGCCTGGGGCTGCATCTCTCCGGACAGGACGTGTATGTGAATGTGGTGGGCGGGATGCGGGTCGACGAGCCGGCCATTGATTTGGGGATCGTGGCCGCCGTAACCTCGAGCTTGCGGGAGATGCCGATCGATTCTCACACCCTGGTGGTGGGCGAGGTGGGGCTCGGCGGGGAAGTGCGGGCTATTAGTCAGGCGGATCTCCGTATCCGCGAAGCCGCCAAGATGGGATTTCGCCGGTGTCTGCTGCCTGAGCGGAACGTGTCCAAGCTCGACCCCGTCGACGGCATCGAATTGATCGGTATTCATGAGTTGCGGGAGGCGTTGGATGCGGCGCTGGTGTCAGGCCCGAGGGAGTAG
- a CDS encoding thermonuclease family protein: MIDGDDVVVLHNGLKEDVRLNGIDCPEKGQAYGERAKEFTTRLAFRKVVRVLVQGSDAFGRTLGEVVLPDGRVLNHELVKAGLAWWFRQYAPENAEVARLEKEAREAKRGLWRDSKPLPPWVFRKIRRGQPLDPSDFALLDQAPPALEAVPGGTLPTPQPAIPTFPIIGNRRSRIYHRPDCPNYSQVSPDNRVEFSSAAEAEAAGYRLARNCPVD, from the coding sequence GTGATAGATGGGGACGACGTGGTCGTCCTGCACAATGGCCTCAAGGAGGATGTTCGACTCAACGGAATTGACTGTCCTGAGAAAGGGCAAGCCTATGGTGAACGTGCCAAGGAGTTCACGACCAGGCTTGCGTTTCGGAAAGTGGTGCGAGTGCTCGTTCAAGGCTCTGATGCGTTTGGGCGAACACTCGGCGAAGTCGTTCTGCCTGATGGACGCGTCTTAAACCACGAACTGGTCAAGGCCGGGCTGGCCTGGTGGTTTCGTCAGTATGCGCCGGAAAACGCAGAAGTTGCGAGGCTCGAGAAGGAAGCGAGAGAGGCGAAGAGGGGATTGTGGAGAGACTCGAAACCTCTTCCACCGTGGGTCTTCCGCAAGATCAGGCGAGGCCAACCACTCGATCCATCGGATTTCGCCCTGTTGGACCAAGCTCCTCCGGCACTTGAGGCGGTTCCTGGAGGGACTCTACCGACACCGCAGCCGGCAATCCCGACGTTTCCGATCATCGGCAACCGGCGCAGCCGCATTTATCACCGACCAGACTGCCCGAATTACAGCCAGGTTTCCCCCGATAATCGGGTCGAGTTCTCCAGCGCGGCCGAAGCCGAAGCCGCAGGCTATCGGCTCGCCCGCAACTGTCCGGTCGATTAG
- the bcp gene encoding thioredoxin-dependent thiol peroxidase, with protein MGKELAIGDKAPDFSLPNEAGETVKLKHFKGRQVVLYFYPKDDTPGCTKEACGFRDSLEPIKKAGAVVLGVSLDGRESHQKFIAKYRLPFPLLSDEDATVSKAYGVYKQKNMYGKKFWGIERSTFVIDPAGRVKAIFRKVKVDGHVDEVLAALKT; from the coding sequence ATGGGGAAAGAACTGGCGATCGGCGACAAGGCACCGGATTTTTCTCTTCCGAATGAAGCCGGCGAGACGGTGAAGCTCAAGCACTTCAAAGGGCGACAGGTCGTCCTCTACTTTTATCCCAAGGACGATACGCCGGGTTGTACGAAGGAAGCATGTGGCTTCCGCGACTCCCTGGAGCCGATCAAGAAGGCCGGCGCAGTGGTGTTGGGCGTCAGTCTTGACGGCAGAGAGTCGCATCAGAAATTCATCGCCAAATACCGGCTGCCGTTCCCGCTGCTCAGCGACGAGGACGCGACGGTATCGAAGGCCTATGGCGTGTACAAACAGAAAAACATGTACGGCAAGAAGTTTTGGGGCATCGAGCGGAGCACCTTTGTCATCGATCCGGCCGGCAGAGTGAAAGCGATCTTCCGCAAGGTCAAAGTCGACGGCCATGTGGACGAAGTGCTGGCTGCGCTGAAAACGTGA